DNA from Pseudocitrobacter corydidari:
TTGCAACCCGTTTCGACCTCGCCATCAAAGCCTTCGAACACACCGCCGCCTACGACAGCATGATTGCCAACTACTTCGGCACCATGGTTCCGGCTTACCACGGTGAAAGCAAAGAAGCCGCCGGTCGCTTCCCGCGTACGCTGAACCTGAACTTCATTAAGAAGCAGGATATGCGCTACGGCGAGAACAGCCACCAGCAGGCTGCCTTCTATATAGAAGAGAATGTGAAAGAAGCGTCCGTTGCCACCGCAACCCAGGTTCAGGGTAAGGCCCTCTCTTATAACAACATCGCCGATACCGATGCGGCGCTGGAGTGCGTGAAAGAGTTCGCCGAGCCGGCATGTGTGATTGTGAAGCACGCCAACCCTTGCGGCGTGGCTATCGGCAATTCCATTCTTGATGCTTACGATCGCGCGTACAAAACCGACCCAACCTCCGCATTCGGCGGCATTATTGCCTTTAACCGCGAGCTGGATGCGGAAACCGCGCAGGCCATCATTTCTCGTCAGTTTGTTGAAGTAATCATTGCGCCGTCCGCCAGCGAAGAAGCCCTGAAAATCACCGCCGCTAAGCAGAACGTTCGCGTTCTGACCTGCGGTCAGTGGGGCGAGCGCGTTCCGGGTCTTGATTTCAAACGCGTTAACGGCGGTCTGCTGGTTCAGGATCGCGATCTGGGGATGGTCGGTGCAGAAGAACTGCGCGTTGTCACCCAACGTCAGCCGAGCGAACAGGAACTGCGTGATGCGCTGTTCTGCTGGAAAGTGGCGAAGTTCGTGAAATCCAACGCTATCGTCTATGCCAAAAACAATATGACCATTGGGATTGGCGCGGGCCAGATGAGCCGCGTGTACTCCGCGAAAATCGCCGGTATTAAAGCCGCCGATGAAGGTCTGGAAGTGAAAGGTTCCTCGATGGCTTCTGACGCGTTCTTCCCGTTCCGCGACGGTATTGATGCCGCTGCCGCTGCGGGCGTGACCTGTGTAATCCAGCCTGGCGGTTCTATCCGTGATGACGAAGTGATTGCCGCTGCCGACGAGCACGGTATTGCGATGCTCTTCACCGACATGCGCCACTTCCGCCATTAATGGAGCGATAGATGAAAGTATTAGTGATTGGTAACGGCGGGCGCGAGCACGCGCTGGCCTGGAAAGCGGCCCAGTCGCCGCTGGTTGAGACTGTTTTTGTTGCTCCGGGTAATGCAGGCACTGCGCTGGAGCCTGCACTGCAAAACGTCGCTATCGGCGTGACCGATATCCCGGCGCTGTTGGATTTCGCACAAAACGAAAAGATTGATCTGACCATCGTCGGCCCGGAAGCGCCGCTGGTGAAAGGCGTGGTCGATACCTTCCGCGCCGCCGGGCTGAAAATCTTCGGCCCAACCGCAGGTGCGGCCCAACTGGAAGGCTCAAAAGCGTTTACCAAAGATTTCCTGGCCCGCCATAAGATCCCTACGGCGGAATACCAGAACTTCACCGAGGTAGAACCTGCGCTGGCGTATCTACGTGAGAAAGGCGCGCCAATCGTCATTAAAGCTGACGGTCTGGCAGCCGGGAAAGGCGTTATCGTGGCGATGACGCTGGAAGAAGCCGAAGCGGCTGTTCACGATATGCTGGCGGGCAACGCTTTCGGCGACGCGGGTCATCGCATCGTTATCGAAGAGTTCCTCGATGGCGAAGAAGCGAGCTTTATCGTGATGGTGGACGGCGAGCATGTGCTGCCGATGGCTACCAGCCAGGATCACAAACGCGTAGGCGATAAAGATACCGGACCAAACACCGGCGGGATGGGCGCTTACTCCCCCGCGCCGGTAGTAACCGATGAAGTTCATCAGCGCACCATGGAACGTATCATCTGGCCAACCGTGAAAGGCATGGCGGCGGAAGGCAACACCTACACCGGTTTTCTCTATGCGGGCCTGATGATCGACAAACAGGGCAATCCGAAGGTTATTGAATTTAACTGCCGCTTTGGCGATCCGGAAACCCAGCCAATCATGCTGCGTATGAAGTCCGATCTGGTTGAGCTCTGCCTGGCGGCCTGTGAAGGCAAACTGGACGAGAAAACGTCAGAGTGGGATGAACGCGCTTCTCTCGGCGTGGTGATGGCTGCGGGTGGATATCCGGGGGATTACCGCAAGGGTGATGTTATTCATGGCCTACCACTGGAAGAAGTCGAAGGCGGGAAAGTGTTCCAGGCGGGTACTACGCTTTCTGCGGATGAGCAGGTACTGACCAACGGCGGGCGCGTACTGTGCGTGACCGCATTGGGTCACACCGTGGCAGAAGCGCAGAAACGTGCCTACGCGCTGATGAGCGATATTCACTGGGATGGCAGTTTCAGCCGCTCGGATATCGGTTACCGAGCAATTGCGCGCGAGCAAGGCGAGTAATTACCCACACCCTCTCCCGCAAGGGAGAGGAACCTCTTCAGGTTCGCTAGAAGCTCTTTTCCACTGGCTGCCAGGTACAGTAGTCCTGGTTAGCCACCAGCAGCAGTTGTGTCCCTTCAGACGACTCCAGCCAGGCAATGCTCACCTCTACCGATGAACAACGCTGGCGATTCTCAACATGCGCCAGCGCGCGGCTATCGAGGTCAGGCTTCACCACCTCGCCTTCGCAGGTCGTTACGCTATGATCCGCATGCCAACGCCCCTGACGCAGCACCACGCGCCCCTGACGCAACGCGTCGCTGGTCTGGTGGATTTGCTCAGCACGGTAGCGATAAAGGGCCACCTGGTCGCTGGAGAGCTGCTGTTTCTGTCCGTCGACTTCCCGCTGCATGAAGCTCAGTTCACCGCGGCTGTCAAAACGGGCACGAATGTGTTCGGAAGGTTTGCTGTAGATATTCAGTTCAATCAGCGACAGCTGATCGCCCTGCCAGCGATATTCGCTGGTTGTAGTGGCCCCATTGTGCCACGGGCTGGAAACAGCCAGAAGATGGGTTTCTCCGCCGGAGTCTTTGCGCCAGATGCGTACAGCCCCCTGGTCGTCGGCATAGCCGCTGGCGGTAAATGGCGGCAACGCGCTGTTATGGCTACAGGCAGACAGCAACAGTACGCCACCCAACGCCGCCACGGAGCACCAGATAGACAAAAGGGGTGAGACCACCCCTTCGCTAAAA
Protein-coding regions in this window:
- a CDS encoding DUF1481 domain-containing protein, which produces MNSFSEGVVSPLLSIWCSVAALGGVLLLSACSHNSALPPFTASGYADDQGAVRIWRKDSGGETHLLAVSSPWHNGATTTSEYRWQGDQLSLIELNIYSKPSEHIRARFDSRGELSFMQREVDGQKQQLSSDQVALYRYRAEQIHQTSDALRQGRVVLRQGRWHADHSVTTCEGEVVKPDLDSRALAHVENRQRCSSVEVSIAWLESSEGTQLLLVANQDYCTWQPVEKSF
- the purD gene encoding phosphoribosylamine--glycine ligase codes for the protein MKVLVIGNGGREHALAWKAAQSPLVETVFVAPGNAGTALEPALQNVAIGVTDIPALLDFAQNEKIDLTIVGPEAPLVKGVVDTFRAAGLKIFGPTAGAAQLEGSKAFTKDFLARHKIPTAEYQNFTEVEPALAYLREKGAPIVIKADGLAAGKGVIVAMTLEEAEAAVHDMLAGNAFGDAGHRIVIEEFLDGEEASFIVMVDGEHVLPMATSQDHKRVGDKDTGPNTGGMGAYSPAPVVTDEVHQRTMERIIWPTVKGMAAEGNTYTGFLYAGLMIDKQGNPKVIEFNCRFGDPETQPIMLRMKSDLVELCLAACEGKLDEKTSEWDERASLGVVMAAGGYPGDYRKGDVIHGLPLEEVEGGKVFQAGTTLSADEQVLTNGGRVLCVTALGHTVAEAQKRAYALMSDIHWDGSFSRSDIGYRAIAREQGE
- the purH gene encoding bifunctional phosphoribosylaminoimidazolecarboxamide formyltransferase/IMP cyclohydrolase; the encoded protein is MQQRRPVRRALLSVSDKAGIVEFAQALSARGVELLSTGGTARLLAEKGLPVTEVSDYTGFPEMMDGRVKTLHPKVHGGILGRRGQDDAIMEQHHIQPIDMVVVNLYPFAQTVAREGCSLEDAVENIDIGGPTMVRSAAKNHKDVAIVVKSSDYDAIIKEMDANEGSLTLATRFDLAIKAFEHTAAYDSMIANYFGTMVPAYHGESKEAAGRFPRTLNLNFIKKQDMRYGENSHQQAAFYIEENVKEASVATATQVQGKALSYNNIADTDAALECVKEFAEPACVIVKHANPCGVAIGNSILDAYDRAYKTDPTSAFGGIIAFNRELDAETAQAIISRQFVEVIIAPSASEEALKITAAKQNVRVLTCGQWGERVPGLDFKRVNGGLLVQDRDLGMVGAEELRVVTQRQPSEQELRDALFCWKVAKFVKSNAIVYAKNNMTIGIGAGQMSRVYSAKIAGIKAADEGLEVKGSSMASDAFFPFRDGIDAAAAAGVTCVIQPGGSIRDDEVIAAADEHGIAMLFTDMRHFRH